Proteins from one Caulobacter sp. X genomic window:
- a CDS encoding nucleotidyl transferase AbiEii/AbiGii toxin family protein yields MADRFLNLSRDDRREVLEAAPGRGLERASYLLEKDVWVVWTLEALFAAPFADGLVFKGGTSLSKAYDIIDRFSEDVDLTYDIGKLTGDPRFGDPAQLTPEEAKSVSRRVRERLLPRFIRDTVAPYLAERLAADGLPAHVEQDGQDLLVVYETAADYPGYVRPRVKLEFGARATGQPASPRPVDCYLAKAFEELEFPAATPCVMTAERTFWEKATAVHVFCVQGRFKGGAGFARHCYDLARLDLAGVADVAIADPELAKAVADHKSKFFIEADPAGEVIDYGAAVAGGLRLVPEGEARAVLEADYQAMIEAGYLDGVAEPFDALMARCQSLQDKANAARSSATP; encoded by the coding sequence GTGGCTGACCGGTTCCTGAACCTCTCCCGGGATGATCGTCGCGAGGTGCTCGAGGCCGCGCCCGGGCGTGGCCTCGAACGTGCGTCCTATCTGCTCGAAAAGGATGTCTGGGTCGTCTGGACACTCGAGGCGCTCTTCGCCGCGCCGTTCGCCGACGGCCTGGTGTTCAAGGGCGGCACGTCGCTATCCAAGGCCTACGATATCATCGACCGGTTTTCCGAAGACGTCGACCTGACCTACGACATCGGCAAGCTGACGGGCGACCCACGCTTTGGCGACCCGGCCCAATTGACGCCTGAAGAGGCCAAGAGCGTTTCGCGACGCGTGCGCGAACGTCTCTTGCCACGCTTCATCCGCGATACGGTCGCACCATACCTTGCCGAACGCCTGGCGGCTGACGGCCTTCCCGCTCACGTCGAACAGGACGGTCAGGACCTGCTCGTGGTTTACGAGACCGCGGCCGACTACCCCGGCTATGTGCGCCCCCGAGTGAAGCTGGAATTTGGCGCCCGCGCCACCGGGCAGCCCGCCTCACCGCGTCCGGTCGACTGCTATCTGGCTAAGGCCTTCGAAGAGCTGGAGTTTCCTGCGGCCACGCCCTGCGTGATGACCGCCGAACGAACCTTCTGGGAGAAGGCCACGGCGGTTCACGTCTTCTGCGTTCAAGGCCGCTTCAAGGGCGGGGCGGGCTTTGCCCGACACTGCTACGACCTAGCGCGGCTGGATCTGGCCGGCGTCGCCGATGTCGCCATCGCGGATCCGGAGTTGGCCAAGGCCGTGGCTGACCACAAGTCCAAGTTCTTCATCGAAGCCGATCCTGCCGGGGAAGTCATCGACTACGGGGCGGCCGTTGCAGGCGGCCTGCGGTTGGTCCCGGAGGGCGAGGCTCGCGCCGTGCTCGAAGCCGACTACCAAGCCATGATCGAGGCCGGCTATCTGGACGGCGTCGCCGAGCCCTTCGACGCGCTGATGGCGCGATGCCAGAGCCTGCAGGACAAGGCCAACGCGGCCAGATCCAGCGCCACGCCGTAG
- a CDS encoding reverse transcriptase family protein, protein MSSWNPQHYRFDGERQGVPGAVIDSALAIMERIRRVDPRMTPVFTLRHLSEMTGTRYGLLRSVVARRTHPYKVFTLKKAIPGRTRVRLICTPNRELKTTQDWIVRNILQHTRAHPASYAYHPGSRPEFAARMHCGCDFLLKVDIEDFFTRVTEGKICEVFEGLGYPDLIAFELARLTTVVASGGKSPSVDPAVRWPTIKAYQHAAEGFLPQGAPTSPMLSNLVMRHLDDRFAAMAAAANMKYTRYADDLAFSARKPHTRATVAAFKRKVLRELSEAGYRPNLRKTAIRGPGARRIVLGMLVDGPEPRLSREFKDDLRQHLHYLASEDFGPSRHAERQKLSVSTLYHRVRGLIGWAMRVEPKFGAKCLAQFEAVAWPPIDIRSPINAIDWDELA, encoded by the coding sequence GTGTCGTCCTGGAACCCTCAGCACTATCGTTTCGATGGCGAGCGCCAGGGCGTGCCCGGCGCGGTGATCGACTCCGCGCTCGCGATCATGGAGCGGATCCGGCGCGTCGATCCGCGGATGACGCCCGTCTTCACCCTGCGCCACCTCAGCGAAATGACGGGCACGCGCTACGGCCTGTTGCGCAGCGTCGTCGCGCGTCGGACGCACCCCTACAAGGTCTTCACCTTGAAGAAGGCGATCCCCGGACGCACACGCGTTCGCCTGATCTGCACGCCCAATCGGGAGCTTAAGACGACGCAGGACTGGATCGTCCGCAACATCCTCCAACACACCCGCGCCCATCCTGCGAGCTACGCCTACCACCCCGGTTCGCGACCTGAGTTCGCCGCGAGGATGCATTGCGGCTGTGATTTCCTCCTTAAGGTCGATATCGAAGACTTCTTCACCCGGGTGACAGAAGGTAAGATCTGCGAGGTCTTTGAAGGTCTTGGCTATCCGGACCTGATCGCCTTCGAGTTGGCCAGACTGACAACTGTCGTGGCGTCCGGCGGCAAGAGCCCCAGCGTTGACCCGGCCGTGCGCTGGCCAACTATCAAGGCCTATCAGCACGCTGCGGAAGGTTTCCTACCTCAAGGCGCACCGACCAGTCCGATGCTCTCCAATCTGGTCATGCGCCATCTGGACGATCGGTTCGCGGCGATGGCCGCTGCGGCGAACATGAAATACACGCGCTATGCCGACGACCTGGCGTTCTCGGCCCGAAAGCCGCACACGCGCGCCACGGTGGCGGCCTTCAAGCGCAAGGTTCTGCGCGAACTGTCGGAGGCCGGCTATAGGCCGAACCTGCGCAAGACGGCCATCCGCGGACCAGGCGCGCGCCGGATCGTCCTTGGCATGCTGGTCGACGGACCCGAGCCCCGGCTGTCGCGCGAATTCAAGGATGATCTGCGCCAGCATCTGCACTACCTGGCCAGCGAGGATTTTGGTCCATCGCGACATGCGGAACGGCAAAAGCTCTCCGTGTCGACCCTCTATCATAGGGTCCGCGGCCTGATCGGCTGGGCGATGCGGGTGGAGCCGAAGTTTGGGGCCAAGTGTCTGGCGCAGTTCGAGGCCGTGGCTTGGCCGCCGATCGACATTCGATCGCCGATCAACGCCATCGACTGGGACGAGTTGGCTTAG
- a CDS encoding conjugal transfer protein TraG: protein MTPTKLLIGQILAVFAIMMLGVWTATQWAAAMLDYQVQLGAPWATPFGQPLYRPWQLFDWWFHYEAYAPSVFNKAGLLAGASGFLGCACAIAGSLWRARQTGQVTTYGSSRWASRREVTAAGLFRSKGVFLGQLAGRYLRHAGPEHVMAFAPTRSGKGVGLVVPTLLSWTGSAVVHDIKGENWTLTAGWRSTFSHCLLFNPTDARSARYNPLLEVRKGPDEVRDVQNIADVLVDPEGALERRSHWEKTSHSLLVGAILHVLYAEEEKTLARVATFLSDPQRSFAHTLRRMMATNHLGTPDAPKVHPVVASAAREVLNKSENERSGVLSTAMSFLGLYRDPTVALTTSACDWRIADLVDAPVPVTLYLVIPPSDISRTKPLVRLVLNQIGRRLTERLEGDPAKSRKHQLLMMLDEFPALGRLDFFETALAFMAGYGIRAYLIAQSLNQISKAYGENNAILDNCHVRIAFSSNDERTAKRISDALGTATELRAQRNYAGHRLSPWLSHVMVSRQETARPLLTPGEVMQLPPDDALVLVSGLAPIRAKKLRYYEDDNFARRVAGPPTLGDGGYVDRPPPRGDDWGGQVRGPHAELAGVVDAEALLDEEGGLQQQRHPGLSEDATVRPSGEDVELGLGLGEDDGDVAADRAAMARAQATAPLARAHAMNEGAGRGDDDLLPSF, encoded by the coding sequence ATGACGCCCACCAAGCTCCTCATCGGCCAGATTCTCGCGGTCTTCGCGATCATGATGCTGGGCGTCTGGACCGCGACCCAGTGGGCAGCGGCGATGCTCGACTACCAGGTCCAATTGGGCGCGCCCTGGGCGACGCCGTTCGGCCAGCCGCTCTATCGCCCCTGGCAGCTCTTCGACTGGTGGTTCCACTACGAGGCCTATGCGCCGTCGGTCTTCAACAAGGCCGGCCTGCTGGCCGGCGCCAGCGGATTTCTCGGCTGCGCCTGCGCGATCGCCGGCTCGCTGTGGCGGGCGCGTCAGACCGGCCAGGTCACCACCTACGGATCTTCGCGCTGGGCCAGCCGCCGTGAAGTGACGGCCGCCGGATTGTTCCGGTCGAAAGGTGTGTTCCTCGGCCAGTTGGCTGGCCGCTACCTGCGCCATGCCGGCCCCGAGCATGTGATGGCCTTCGCCCCGACCCGATCGGGCAAGGGCGTGGGCCTGGTCGTCCCGACCCTGCTGTCGTGGACCGGCAGCGCCGTCGTCCACGACATCAAGGGTGAGAACTGGACCCTGACCGCCGGCTGGCGCTCGACGTTCTCGCACTGCCTGCTGTTCAACCCGACCGACGCGCGGTCGGCTCGCTACAATCCGCTGCTGGAGGTCCGCAAAGGACCCGACGAAGTCCGCGACGTTCAGAATATCGCCGACGTGCTCGTCGACCCGGAAGGCGCTTTGGAGCGCCGGTCGCATTGGGAAAAAACCAGCCACAGCCTGCTGGTCGGGGCCATCCTTCACGTCCTCTACGCCGAAGAGGAAAAGACCCTCGCTCGGGTCGCCACCTTCCTCTCCGATCCTCAGCGCTCGTTCGCCCACACCCTGCGGCGGATGATGGCCACCAACCATCTGGGCACGCCGGACGCGCCCAAGGTTCACCCCGTCGTCGCCAGCGCGGCGCGCGAGGTCCTCAATAAGTCCGAGAACGAGCGCAGCGGGGTCCTCTCCACGGCGATGTCGTTCCTGGGCCTCTATCGCGATCCGACCGTCGCCCTGACCACCAGCGCCTGCGACTGGCGGATCGCCGACCTCGTCGACGCCCCAGTCCCGGTGACCCTCTACCTGGTCATCCCGCCATCTGACATCTCCCGGACCAAACCGCTGGTGCGGCTGGTGCTCAACCAGATCGGCCGTCGCCTGACCGAGCGCCTCGAAGGCGACCCGGCCAAGAGCCGCAAGCACCAGCTCCTGATGATGCTCGACGAGTTCCCCGCTCTGGGGCGCCTGGACTTCTTCGAGACCGCCTTGGCGTTCATGGCCGGCTACGGCATCCGCGCCTACCTGATCGCCCAGAGCCTGAACCAGATCTCCAAGGCCTATGGCGAGAACAACGCCATTCTGGACAACTGCCACGTCCGGATTGCGTTCTCCTCGAACGACGAGCGCACCGCCAAGCGCATCTCGGACGCTCTGGGTACGGCGACAGAGCTGCGCGCCCAGCGCAACTATGCCGGCCACCGGCTCTCGCCCTGGCTCAGCCATGTCATGGTCAGCCGTCAGGAGACCGCTCGGCCGTTGCTGACGCCCGGCGAGGTCATGCAGCTGCCGCCGGACGACGCGCTGGTCCTGGTCTCGGGTCTGGCGCCGATCCGCGCCAAGAAGCTCCGCTACTACGAGGACGACAATTTCGCGCGCCGTGTCGCCGGGCCTCCGACGCTGGGTGATGGCGGCTATGTCGATCGTCCGCCGCCGCGTGGCGACGATTGGGGCGGACAGGTGCGTGGCCCTCACGCCGAACTGGCCGGCGTGGTCGACGCCGAGGCCCTGCTGGATGAGGAGGGCGGTCTCCAGCAGCAACGCCATCCTGGCCTCTCAGAGGACGCCACGGTCCGGCCGAGCGGCGAGGATGTCGAGCTTGGTCTGGGTTTGGGCGAGGACGACGGCGACGTCGCCGCCGACCGCGCGGCCATGGCCCGCGCCCAAGCCACCGCGCCGCTCGCCCGCGCCCACGCCATGAACGAAGGGGCCGGTCGTGGCGACGACGACCTGCTCCCGTCTTTCTGA
- a CDS encoding DUF6088 family protein — protein sequence MSALADHILAHAEAAPEGTTLRAKELLHLGSRAAVDQALVRLSRSGALSRIGRGLYLRPRQGKYGPRTPSAATVVQAISSTTGEVIASHGAAAANALGLTTQTPMKAIYLTSGKSRGLKIGGQQLELRHARDWELLLPGQPAGDAVRALAWAGPERAAETLKALKRRLPAETVQTLLNLRGRLPTWLAQEVSSLARG from the coding sequence ATGTCCGCGCTCGCAGATCATATCCTCGCCCACGCCGAAGCCGCGCCCGAAGGGACGACGCTTCGCGCCAAGGAGTTGCTGCATCTGGGATCGCGCGCCGCCGTCGATCAGGCGCTCGTGCGTCTGTCGCGTTCGGGCGCGCTGAGCCGCATCGGTCGGGGCCTCTACCTTCGTCCTCGGCAGGGTAAATACGGCCCCCGCACGCCCTCCGCCGCCACGGTGGTGCAGGCGATTTCCAGCACCACCGGCGAGGTCATCGCAAGCCATGGCGCGGCGGCCGCCAACGCCCTGGGCCTGACCACCCAGACACCGATGAAGGCGATCTATCTCACTTCGGGCAAAAGCCGGGGACTGAAGATCGGGGGCCAACAGCTCGAACTTCGCCACGCCCGGGACTGGGAGTTGCTGTTGCCCGGCCAGCCGGCCGGCGACGCCGTCCGTGCACTCGCCTGGGCTGGCCCTGAACGCGCCGCCGAAACGCTCAAGGCTCTCAAGCGCCGACTACCGGCCGAGACCGTGCAGACCCTCCTGAACCTGCGAGGTCGTCTGCCCACATGGCTGGCTCAGGAAGTTTCGAGCCTGGCGCGTGGCTGA
- the rlxS gene encoding relaxase/mobilization nuclease RlxS (I built this because a sul1 chimera in AMR looks like the C-terminus.) — protein MVQNDDFEPRLGKPRALGSRQGKSYLSRVLRSAMLASGGVFGKAPRKLKFTGARIGKGAGVARVLSSRDRFAAYRARRVIVKFSIPKLAGKGLDAARAHMRYVQRDGVTREGAPGQLYDAASDKADGRAFIDRAEAGGDARQFRFIVSPEDGAEYEDLKPLTRRLMARMEADLDTKLDWVAVDHHNTGHPHTHIIVRGRDDQGRELVIAKDYLTQGLRERAAELVSLDLGPRADHEIEGRLRREVDQERLTSLDRGLLRDVDEAGLFSPRHVDPLLYSVRAGRLQTLARLGLAQERAPTRWRLADGLEDTLRRMGERGDIQKTLYRSLEAGGVARAPADQVIYQPGGPGARPLVGRLVARGLSDELKDRHYLVVDGVDGRAHYVEIGRGLAVEPIPEGAVVAIAPRPVEPRAVDHTVARIAAVNDGRYSLDLHLATDPTASAAFAQTHVRRLEALRRGRAGVERQDDGTWIIAADHVERAGAYEKKQAQDAPVVVRTLSAQRLDQQVGAVGATWLDRELIAEAPEPLRDAGFGRDVRQALAQRRQWLIEQGLAQQEQDRVIYRAGLLTRLQRRDLIAAAEGLARETGLAFSEARPGQRVEGVYRRAVDLASGRFAMIERSRDFTLVPWRPALDGQEGRAVSGVLREAGVSWTIGRGRGGPAID, from the coding sequence ATGGTCCAGAACGACGATTTCGAGCCACGCCTGGGCAAGCCTCGGGCGCTGGGCTCCAGGCAGGGCAAGAGCTACCTGTCGCGGGTGCTGCGCTCGGCCATGCTGGCCAGCGGCGGGGTCTTCGGCAAGGCGCCGCGCAAGCTCAAGTTCACCGGCGCGCGGATCGGCAAGGGCGCGGGCGTCGCCCGGGTGCTGTCCTCACGCGACCGGTTCGCCGCCTACCGCGCCCGCCGGGTGATCGTGAAGTTCTCGATTCCGAAGCTTGCCGGCAAGGGCCTGGACGCGGCCCGCGCCCACATGCGCTATGTCCAGCGCGACGGCGTCACCCGCGAGGGCGCGCCCGGCCAGCTCTATGACGCCGCCTCCGACAAGGCCGACGGCCGCGCCTTCATCGACCGGGCCGAGGCCGGCGGCGACGCCCGGCAATTTCGGTTCATCGTCTCGCCCGAGGACGGTGCCGAGTACGAGGACCTCAAGCCCCTGACCCGCCGCCTGATGGCGCGGATGGAAGCCGACCTCGACACCAAGCTCGATTGGGTGGCCGTCGATCACCACAACACCGGCCACCCCCACACCCACATCATCGTGCGCGGTCGCGATGACCAGGGCCGCGAGCTGGTCATCGCCAAGGACTACCTGACCCAGGGCTTGCGCGAGCGCGCCGCCGAGCTGGTGTCGCTGGACCTGGGACCGCGCGCCGACCACGAGATCGAAGGGCGGTTGCGGCGCGAGGTCGATCAGGAGCGACTGACGAGCCTGGACCGCGGCCTGCTGCGCGACGTCGACGAAGCGGGCCTGTTCTCGCCGCGCCATGTCGATCCGCTGCTCTATTCCGTCCGGGCCGGGCGGCTGCAGACCCTCGCGCGCCTGGGCTTGGCGCAGGAGCGCGCGCCGACCCGCTGGCGCCTGGCCGACGGTCTGGAAGACACCCTGCGCCGCATGGGTGAGCGCGGCGACATCCAGAAGACGCTGTACCGTTCGCTGGAGGCGGGCGGCGTCGCGCGCGCCCCGGCCGATCAGGTCATCTACCAGCCAGGGGGGCCGGGTGCCCGACCATTGGTCGGCCGCCTGGTCGCGCGCGGCCTGTCGGACGAGTTGAAGGATCGCCATTATCTGGTCGTCGACGGCGTCGATGGTCGCGCCCACTATGTCGAGATCGGCCGGGGCCTGGCGGTCGAGCCGATCCCGGAGGGCGCGGTGGTGGCGATCGCGCCGCGTCCGGTCGAGCCCCGGGCCGTCGATCATACCGTGGCCAGGATCGCCGCCGTCAACGACGGGCGCTACAGCCTCGACCTGCACCTGGCCACCGATCCGACCGCCTCGGCCGCCTTCGCGCAGACCCATGTCCGAAGGCTCGAGGCCCTACGTCGGGGACGCGCCGGGGTCGAGCGCCAGGACGACGGGACCTGGATCATCGCCGCCGACCACGTCGAGCGGGCCGGCGCCTACGAGAAGAAGCAGGCCCAGGACGCGCCCGTCGTGGTCCGCACCCTGTCGGCCCAGCGGCTCGACCAGCAGGTCGGCGCGGTCGGCGCCACCTGGCTTGATCGCGAACTGATCGCCGAGGCGCCCGAACCGCTGCGCGACGCCGGGTTCGGGCGCGACGTGCGCCAGGCGTTGGCCCAGCGTCGCCAATGGTTGATCGAGCAGGGCCTGGCCCAGCAGGAGCAGGACCGGGTGATCTATCGCGCCGGCCTCCTGACGCGTCTGCAACGGCGCGACCTGATCGCGGCGGCCGAAGGCCTGGCCCGCGAGACCGGGCTGGCCTTCTCCGAGGCGCGGCCGGGGCAGCGGGTCGAGGGCGTCTATCGGCGCGCGGTCGACCTGGCCAGCGGACGCTTTGCGATGATCGAGCGCAGCCGCGACTTCACGCTCGTGCCGTGGCGTCCAGCGCTGGACGGCCAGGAGGGCCGCGCCGTGTCCGGCGTGCTGCGCGAGGCCGGCGTCAGCTGGACCATTGGACGCGGGCGGGGCGGCCCCGCAATCGACTAG
- a CDS encoding TrbC/VirB2 family protein, whose product MSYVAKARAVADPRPLHLTALTSILILLWSAQAQAAGSGMPWEEPLQQVLESVEGPVAKIVAVLVIITTGLALAFGETSGGFRKLIQIVFGLSIAFAASSFFLTFFSFGGGALIA is encoded by the coding sequence ATGTCGTACGTCGCCAAGGCGCGCGCGGTCGCCGACCCGCGCCCGCTCCACCTCACAGCCCTGACTTCGATCCTGATCCTGCTCTGGTCCGCCCAGGCCCAGGCCGCCGGTTCGGGCATGCCCTGGGAAGAGCCGCTGCAGCAGGTGCTGGAGTCGGTCGAAGGGCCCGTCGCCAAGATCGTCGCGGTCCTTGTGATCATCACCACCGGCCTGGCCTTGGCCTTCGGCGAGACCAGCGGTGGCTTTCGCAAGCTGATCCAGATCGTCTTCGGCCTGTCGATCGCCTTCGCCGCCTCCAGCTTCTTCCTGACCTTCTTTTCGTTCGGCGGAGGCGCGTTGATCGCATGA
- the trbB gene encoding P-type conjugative transfer ATPase TrbB, translated as MSVAGMETLDRRAAMLRTAMGPDIAVALADPAVVEVMVNPDGVLRLDRLGEGRVDTGVSLAAAEVERIIRLVASHVRTEVHAGAPIVSADLPPRGEALSGERFEGVLPPISASPCFSIRKPASRIHTLDDYVEAGVMAPVQAEILRQAIDEHLNILIAGATSAGKTTLANALLAEVARSDERVILLQDTPELQCAAPDCVALRTRPGVVSLTDLVRSTLRLRPDRIVVGEVRGGEALDLLKAWNTGHPGGLSTVHANSARSALYRLEQLVQESVVTVPRRLIAEAVDLVVFIRGRGTGRRVETLARVTGLDSSGDYVVVDLDPPQLKALRQGEP; from the coding sequence ATGAGCGTGGCTGGCATGGAAACCTTGGACCGGCGCGCGGCGATGTTGCGCACGGCGATGGGACCCGACATCGCCGTCGCACTTGCCGATCCGGCGGTGGTCGAGGTGATGGTCAATCCCGACGGGGTTCTGCGCCTCGACCGCCTCGGCGAAGGGCGTGTCGATACGGGCGTCAGCCTGGCGGCGGCCGAAGTCGAGCGGATCATCAGGCTGGTTGCCAGCCATGTCCGCACCGAGGTCCACGCCGGCGCGCCGATCGTCAGCGCCGACCTGCCGCCACGCGGCGAGGCGCTGTCGGGCGAGCGGTTCGAAGGCGTGCTGCCGCCGATCTCGGCGAGCCCCTGCTTTTCGATCCGCAAGCCGGCCAGCCGCATCCACACACTGGACGACTACGTCGAGGCCGGGGTCATGGCGCCGGTGCAAGCAGAGATCCTGCGCCAGGCGATCGACGAGCATCTCAACATCCTGATCGCCGGCGCGACGTCGGCGGGCAAGACCACCCTGGCTAACGCGCTCCTGGCCGAGGTGGCCAGGTCAGACGAGCGGGTCATCCTGCTGCAGGACACCCCGGAGCTGCAATGCGCCGCGCCCGATTGCGTGGCCCTGCGCACCCGACCCGGCGTCGTCAGTCTAACCGACCTGGTGCGCTCGACGCTGCGCTTGCGGCCCGACCGCATCGTCGTTGGTGAGGTGCGCGGCGGCGAGGCCCTGGACCTGCTGAAGGCCTGGAACACCGGCCATCCCGGCGGCCTTTCCACCGTCCACGCCAACTCCGCCCGTTCGGCCCTCTACCGGCTCGAGCAGCTGGTCCAGGAGAGCGTGGTCACCGTGCCGCGACGACTGATCGCCGAGGCGGTCGATCTGGTCGTCTTCATCCGGGGCCGGGGAACCGGCCGCCGCGTCGAAACCCTCGCCCGGGTCACCGGTCTCGATTCTTCCGGCGACTACGTCGTCGTCGATCTCGACCCTCCACAGCTGAAAGCCCTCAGACAGGGAGAACCCTGA
- a CDS encoding VirB3 family type IV secretion system protein encodes MSGPAIPSSGDVEGFEVPLHRSLTAPILLGGAPRSIAILNGTLAAALGLGLQQWIAGLVIWLVGHSLAVFAAKRDPAFAAVVTRHLRQKGWLAC; translated from the coding sequence ATGAGCGGGCCAGCCATCCCTTCCAGCGGTGATGTCGAGGGTTTCGAAGTCCCGCTCCACCGCTCGCTGACCGCGCCGATCCTCCTGGGCGGCGCGCCCCGGTCCATCGCCATCCTCAACGGCACGCTCGCCGCGGCGCTGGGCTTGGGCTTGCAGCAGTGGATCGCGGGTCTGGTGATCTGGCTCGTCGGCCACAGCCTTGCGGTGTTCGCCGCCAAGCGCGACCCCGCCTTCGCCGCCGTCGTCACACGCCATCTGCGTCAGAAGGGGTGGCTGGCATGCTGA
- a CDS encoding CopG family transcriptional regulator, with product MKPRHHLYLDDALTAELDRLGNKPGTSKSAIVADALRAYLGRRAAGEIDDLFKVRLDRMSRQLGRIERDQKILLESLALFVRYQLTVTAPLPESDKAAQAVGRERFARFVDQVGRQVASGRATLDQTGEAAS from the coding sequence GTGAAGCCCCGCCATCACCTCTATCTCGACGACGCGCTGACCGCCGAACTCGATCGGCTGGGAAACAAGCCGGGGACCTCCAAGTCGGCCATCGTCGCCGACGCCCTGCGGGCTTATCTGGGCCGCCGTGCGGCCGGCGAGATCGACGACCTCTTCAAGGTCCGGCTCGACCGGATGAGCCGCCAGCTCGGCCGGATCGAGCGCGACCAGAAGATCCTGCTCGAAAGCCTGGCGCTGTTTGTCCGCTACCAGCTGACCGTCACCGCACCGCTGCCGGAATCCGACAAGGCCGCCCAGGCCGTCGGCCGCGAGCGTTTCGCCCGCTTCGTCGACCAGGTTGGCCGTCAGGTCGCCAGTGGCCGCGCGACCCTGGATCAGACCGGGGAAGCGGCGTCATGA